Proteins found in one Corynebacterium sanguinis genomic segment:
- the treZ gene encoding malto-oligosyltrehalose trehalohydrolase, with protein MSCVEMFEVWAPFAHDARLLVDGAEHPMSRDGTRTGWWVLDPAVVTPRDGQRYAFRLFDGSDWSKPLPDPRSRAQPDGVHGTSQVVGTDFDWTDESWAGLHLRGQLIYELHVGTFTDAGTFEGVVDKLDYLLGLGVTTIELMPVQPFGGTRNWGYDGVEWFAVQDSYGGPKGLKKLVDAAHNKGIAVILDVVYNHFGPEGNYNGSFGPYTTAGHTDWGDVVNLSGPGSDEVRAYILDAVRQWLDEFHLDGLRLDAVHAYDDRRAFSIMEEIRRVSDSVAEATGVPRTIIGETDQNDPRIVNDESVGGYGLSAQWLDDVHHCIHTLVSGERQAYYVDFGTVDILADTLRHAYRFRDTWSEYRRRTHGRPLDLDAIGPWRMITYTTTHDQTGNRAAGDRPSQYLSPAQQVLKAAVVLCSPFTPMLFMGEEFGARTPFPFFCSHTDEELNRLTREGRFHEFSRLGWDPDDVPDPSAPATFESARLKWEFDRDQDEVFEAYQALIGLRERYGFAREDLRDLHVDNSETWLTMSYGSPEPVTLACNFSDAPVTVPVGGNLVYSFTNPEVTADSTTLEPWGFALIERTV; from the coding sequence ATGTCTTGCGTCGAAATGTTCGAGGTGTGGGCCCCGTTCGCCCACGATGCCCGCCTGCTTGTCGACGGCGCCGAGCATCCCATGTCAAGGGACGGCACGCGCACCGGGTGGTGGGTTCTCGACCCGGCCGTCGTGACCCCGCGCGATGGCCAACGGTACGCGTTTCGCCTGTTCGACGGCTCGGATTGGTCAAAGCCGCTGCCGGATCCGCGCAGCCGCGCCCAGCCCGACGGCGTGCACGGCACCTCCCAAGTCGTCGGCACCGACTTCGACTGGACGGACGAATCCTGGGCCGGACTGCACCTTCGCGGCCAGCTCATCTACGAGCTGCACGTCGGCACGTTTACGGACGCCGGGACGTTTGAGGGGGTCGTCGACAAGCTTGATTACCTGCTCGGCCTTGGCGTGACCACCATCGAGCTGATGCCGGTGCAGCCGTTCGGCGGAACGCGCAACTGGGGCTACGACGGGGTCGAGTGGTTCGCCGTGCAGGACTCCTACGGCGGGCCCAAGGGGCTAAAAAAGCTTGTCGACGCCGCCCACAACAAAGGCATCGCGGTGATCTTGGACGTGGTTTACAACCACTTCGGGCCCGAAGGGAACTACAACGGCTCCTTCGGCCCGTACACCACCGCCGGGCACACCGACTGGGGCGATGTGGTCAACCTCTCCGGCCCCGGCTCCGACGAGGTGCGCGCCTACATCCTCGACGCTGTGCGCCAGTGGCTCGACGAGTTCCACCTCGATGGGTTGCGCCTCGACGCCGTGCACGCCTACGACGACCGGCGCGCGTTTTCCATCATGGAGGAAATCCGCCGCGTCTCCGACTCGGTGGCGGAAGCAACCGGGGTGCCGCGCACGATCATCGGCGAAACGGATCAAAACGACCCGCGCATTGTCAACGACGAGTCCGTCGGCGGCTACGGCCTGAGCGCGCAATGGCTTGACGACGTCCACCACTGCATCCACACCCTGGTTAGCGGGGAGCGCCAGGCGTACTACGTGGACTTCGGCACCGTCGACATCCTCGCGGACACCCTGCGCCACGCCTACCGCTTCCGCGACACGTGGTCGGAGTACCGGCGGCGCACGCACGGGCGCCCCCTGGACCTCGACGCGATTGGGCCGTGGCGCATGATCACCTACACCACCACCCACGACCAAACAGGCAACCGGGCGGCAGGTGATCGCCCCTCGCAGTACCTCTCGCCTGCCCAGCAGGTGCTCAAAGCGGCGGTCGTTTTGTGCTCCCCGTTCACTCCGATGCTGTTCATGGGCGAGGAGTTCGGCGCCCGCACGCCGTTTCCCTTCTTCTGCTCGCACACTGACGAGGAGCTCAACCGGCTCACCCGCGAGGGCCGCTTCCACGAGTTCTCGCGCCTCGGCTGGGACCCCGACGACGTGCCCGACCCCTCCGCCCCGGCGACCTTCGAGTCGGCCCGATTGAAGTGGGAGTTCGACCGCGACCAGGACGAAGTCTTCGAGGCCTACCAGGCGCTCATCGGCCTGCGCGAGCGCTACGGCTTCGCCCGCGAGGACCTGCGCGATCTCCACGTGGACAACTCAGAGACCTGGCTGACCATGAGCTACGGCTCCCCCGAGCCTGTCACCCTCGCCTGCAACTTCAGCGACGCCCCC
- a CDS encoding IMPACT family protein, translating to MSTTPLPYDLPAAGEPVVAELEIKRSRFIAWIARANDEAAARSLVDAARAAYPDARHHCFACIVSGEAANPIERSSDDGEPSGTAGTPMLDVLRGSGMRDIAAVVTRYFGGVKLGAGGLVHAYSNAVSEALIYVPRVRRRVAELATVALPHADAGRIEAELRNAGVDIADITYGSLAEYTLAFPAGQRERVDALLAAATHGSATARSAGYQWVEVAARG from the coding sequence ATGTCAACTACTCCGCTGCCCTACGACCTGCCCGCTGCGGGCGAGCCGGTCGTTGCCGAGCTTGAGATCAAACGCTCGCGCTTCATCGCCTGGATCGCCCGCGCCAACGACGAGGCCGCCGCCCGCTCGCTTGTCGACGCCGCCCGCGCCGCATACCCCGACGCCCGCCACCACTGCTTCGCCTGCATCGTCAGCGGCGAGGCGGCTAACCCGATCGAGCGCTCCTCCGACGACGGTGAGCCCTCGGGCACCGCGGGCACCCCGATGCTCGACGTGCTGCGCGGCTCCGGAATGCGCGACATCGCGGCTGTGGTGACCAGGTACTTCGGAGGCGTCAAGCTTGGCGCCGGCGGGCTCGTTCACGCGTACTCCAACGCCGTCTCGGAAGCGCTGATTTATGTCCCCAGGGTGCGGCGCCGCGTCGCCGAGCTGGCCACCGTGGCGCTGCCGCACGCCGACGCCGGGCGCATAGAGGCCGAGCTGCGCAACGCTGGCGTCGACATCGCCGACATCACCTACGGCAGCCTGGCCGAGTACACCCTCGCGTTCCCCGCCGGGCAGCGCGAGCGTGTCGACGCCCTCCTCGCCGCCGCCACCCACGGCAGCGCCACCGCACGCAGCGCCGGGTACCAGTGGGTGGAAGTGGCCGCGCGTGGCTAG
- a CDS encoding RNA-binding S4 domain-containing protein has protein sequence MTEPDGAPVRLDVWLWAVRIFKTRSQSAEAVRAGHVKLGGVSAKPAAQVVPGDHIRVWKDHRYLEFEVTGTVRKRVGAPVARTMYVDKSPPPPPRDIFATLPVRDRGAGRPTKKDRRAIDRLRGF, from the coding sequence ATGACTGAACCCGACGGCGCGCCCGTCCGCCTCGACGTGTGGCTGTGGGCGGTGCGTATTTTCAAGACCCGCTCGCAATCCGCTGAAGCGGTGCGCGCCGGGCACGTCAAGCTCGGCGGGGTGTCCGCCAAGCCCGCCGCCCAGGTGGTGCCGGGCGACCACATCCGCGTCTGGAAGGACCACCGCTACCTAGAGTTCGAGGTCACGGGCACAGTGCGCAAGCGCGTGGGGGCTCCGGTGGCGCGCACGATGTACGTCGATAAGTCCCCGCCACCGCCGCCGCGCGACATCTTTGCCACGCTGCCGGTGCGCGACCGGGGGGCCGGGCGCCCGACGAAGAAGGACCGCCGCGCCATCGATCGGCTGCGCGGGTTCTAG
- a CDS encoding GTP pyrophosphokinase, which yields MKNERSGKKRKGAKPSDDTIARLGSTYHAWVAVHPDAGTAFQQALVELLGDAGVNFDRVDVRIKSWPSLKAKARKQRDGAYVYPDPWNDIRDVVGARITVLHSTEIPAVLTLLADEFEVLRSVDKAQETRIAGGFGYGSHHVVLRVTDNSENLESYAGTQFEVQIRTVLQHAWAEFEHDIRYKRSGEAPDPQIDRAFTLAAGLIELADQQFDQIASINNPHHSVDTGVDAELAPETLPGVLTVLLGSRFPLSRPSDYRFLMELLRAHDIETVSQLAELVNAADLEAVGSAMNYAFVPGQVRIIDDVLLNRFATEHIERTAELGNRPKLRRDRLGTRLAALRAGRG from the coding sequence GTGAAAAACGAGCGCAGCGGAAAGAAGCGCAAAGGCGCCAAGCCCTCCGACGACACGATCGCGCGTCTCGGGTCGACCTACCACGCCTGGGTCGCGGTACACCCGGACGCCGGCACCGCGTTCCAGCAGGCGCTCGTCGAGCTGCTTGGCGACGCCGGCGTCAACTTCGACCGCGTCGACGTCCGCATCAAGTCGTGGCCCTCGCTCAAGGCCAAGGCCCGCAAGCAGCGCGACGGCGCTTACGTCTACCCCGACCCGTGGAACGACATTCGCGACGTCGTCGGGGCGCGCATTACGGTGCTGCACTCCACGGAGATTCCGGCGGTGCTAACGCTGTTGGCGGACGAGTTTGAGGTGCTACGCAGCGTCGATAAGGCTCAGGAGACGCGCATTGCTGGTGGCTTCGGGTACGGCTCGCACCACGTTGTGCTGCGGGTGACGGACAATTCGGAGAACCTCGAGTCATACGCGGGCACCCAGTTTGAGGTGCAGATCCGCACCGTGCTGCAGCACGCGTGGGCGGAGTTCGAGCACGACATCCGCTACAAGCGCTCCGGGGAGGCCCCGGACCCGCAGATCGACCGCGCGTTCACGCTTGCCGCCGGCCTGATCGAGCTCGCCGACCAGCAGTTCGACCAGATCGCCAGCATCAACAACCCCCACCACTCCGTGGACACGGGCGTGGATGCCGAGCTCGCGCCGGAGACGCTGCCCGGCGTGCTCACGGTGCTTCTGGGCAGCCGCTTTCCGCTGTCGCGCCCGAGTGACTACCGCTTCCTCATGGAGCTTCTGCGCGCCCACGACATCGAGACGGTGTCGCAGCTGGCGGAGCTAGTCAACGCCGCCGACTTGGAAGCCGTGGGCAGCGCGATGAATTACGCCTTCGTGCCCGGGCAGGTGCGCATTATCGACGACGTCCTGCTGAACCGTTTTGCCACCGAGCACATCGAGCGCACCGCGGAGCTGGGCAACCGCCCGAAGCTGCGCCGCGACCGCTTGGGCACGCGTTTGGCGGCGTTGCGCGCCGGCCGCGGGTAG